The Marivirga tractuosa DSM 4126 genome contains the following window.
TAGCTATCGGTCGTAACATGAAAGTGGCATTTATGCCATGGCAAGGTTATAACTTTGAGGATGCGATTGTAATCTCTGAAAGGGTTGTAAGAGAAGATATATTTACTTCTATTCACATTGAAGAATTTGAATTAGAAGTTAGAGATACTAAAAGAGGAGAGGAAGAATTAACTTCTGAAATACCAAATGTTAGTGAAGAGGCTGTTAAAAATCTTGATGAAAACGGTATCATCAGAACTGGTACCGAAATCAAAGAGGGTGACATCCTAATTGGTAAAATCACTCCTAAAGGTGAAACTGATCCAACTCCAGAAGAAAAGCTACTAAGAGCAATTTTCGGTGATAAAGCTGGTGACGTAAAAGATGCTTCAATGAAAGCTTCTCCATCTTTAAGAGGTGTTGTAATTGATACCAAGCTTTTTGCTAGACATAAAAAGGATAAAGACGGAAGAGCTGATGCTAAGAAAGAAGTAGAAGTATTAGCTAAAGAATATAGCCGTCAATTATTGAAATTAAGAAATCTTAAGATCGAAAAATTAGCTACTTTGCTAGAAGGTAAAACATGTCAAGGAATCAAACACAAGTTTGGTGACGAGATCATGAGCAAAGGAGTAAAATTCACTCAGAATAACATTGAAAAGAACTTATTCCCTGAGAAGAATATCTACAGAGATGAAAGTAACTACAATGTTCCAGAAGAAGTGAATTTGATTTCTGATTTGATTTTGGATAACTGGACGAATGATGAGAACACTAATAAACTTATAGTTGATCTAGTTAGAAATTATAATAAAAGAAGAAACGAAATAGCAGGTAAATTCAAGAGGGAAAGATTCACTATTGAGGTAGGGGATGAATTGCCAGCAGGTATCGTTCAATTGGCTAAAGTTTATGTTGCTAAGAAACGTAAATTGAAAGTTGGAGATAAAATGGCGGGTCGTCACGGAAACAAAGGTGTTGTAGCCAAAATAGTTCGTGATGAAGATATGCCATTCTTGGAAGATGGAACACCAGTTGATATCGTATTGAATCCATTAGGTGTACCTTCTAGGATGAACATCGGTCAGATTTATGAAACCGTATTAGGTTGGGCAGGATTAAAATTAGGCAGAAAGTATGCTACTCCAATTTTTGATGGGGCATCTTCTGATGAGGTTTCTGCTGAATTAGCGGAAGCTGGATTGCCTGAATTTGGTAGAACACACTTATATGACGGTTTAACTGGTGATATATTTGATCAGAAAGTTACTGTAGGAGTGATTTACATGCTGAAATTAGGTCACTTAATTGATGACAAGATGCATGCACGTTCTATTGGACCATACTCATTAATTACACAGCAACCATTGGGTGGTAAAGCTCAATTTGGTGGTCAGCGTTTTGGTGAGATGGAGGTTTGGGCATTGGAGGCCTTTGGTGCTTCTCATGTTCTGCAAGAGATTCTTACAATCAAATCAGATGATGTGATTGGTAGAGCTAAAGCCTATGAAGCGATAGTTAAAGGTGAAAATATGGGTAAACCAAATATTCCAGAGTCATTCAACGTATTGGTTCACGAATTAAGAGGTTTAGCGTTAGAAATCACTTTAGACTAATTTCAATTGTTTTATCGGGGCTTTAACCGGCCCCATTTAGATACATTTATTATGGCGTTCAAAAAAAATAAAAAAATCAACACTGACTTTTCTAAAATCACCATTAGTTTGGCTTCTCCAGAATCTATTTTGGAAAGCTCTCATGGTGAAGTCACTCAGCCTGAAACCATTAATTACCGAACTTATAAGCCGGAAATGGGTGGTTTATTCTGCGAAAGAATATTTGGGCCTGTTAAAGACTGGGAATGTCATTGTGGAAAATATAAAAGAATCAGATACAAAGGCATCATTTGCGATAGGTGCGGTGTTGAAGTAACTGAGAAAAAAGTTCGTAGAGAGAGAATGGGCCATATCGAATTGGTTGTGCCTGTAGCTCATATTTGGTATTTCAAGTCTTTACCGAACAAAATCGGATATCTTTTAGGCTTACCAACCAAAAAGCTTGATCAGATCATCTATTACGAAAGATATGTAGTAATCCAGCCAGGTACTAAAGAAGAAGACGGAATAGCGTACATGGATTTCCTAACGGAAGATGAGTATTTAGATATTTTGGATAAGCTTCCTGCAGAAAATCAGAAGTTAGACGATGACGATCCAAACAAATTCATCGCCAAAATGGGTGCTGAAGCGTTGGATATGTTATTAGCTAGAATCCAACTGGATGAACTTTCTTACGAATTAAGACATCAAGCGGCTACGGATACTTCTCAACAAAGAAAAGCAGAAGCTTTAAAAAGATTGAGAGTAGTAGAAGCTTTCCGTGATGCTAGAACAAGAATTGAAAACCGTCCGGAATGGATGATTATCAGAATGGTGCCAGTTATTCCACCGGAATTGAGACCTTTAGTGCCTCTTGATGGTGGTAGATTTGCTACTTCTGACTTAAATGATTTATATAGAAGAGTTATTATCAGAAACAATCGTTTGAAACGGTTGATCGATATCAAAGCTCCTGAAGTTATCCTTAGAAATGAGAAAAGGATGTTACAGGAAGCAGTTGATTCTTTGTTTGATAACTCTAGAAAAGTAAATGCAGTAAGATCTGATGGAAACAGAGCCCTGAAATCACTTTCAGATATGCTGAAAGGGAAACAAGGTAGATTCCGTCAAAACTTATTAGGTAAAAGGGTTGATTATTCTGGTCGTTCAGTAATTGTTGTAGGACCTGAATTGAAAATGCACGAATGTGGCTTGCCTAAGAATATGGCAGCTGAGCTTTTTAAACCTTTTATTATTAGAAAATTAATCGAAAGGGGAATTGTTAAAACTGTTAAGTCTGCTAAAAAGATTGTTGACAGAAAAGACCCTGTGGTTTGGGATATTTTGGAGAACGTAATGAAAGGACATCCTGTGTTATTAAACAGGGCTCCAACACTTCACCGTTTAGGTATCCAAGCTTTCCAACCAAAATTGATTGAAGGTAAAGCAATTCAGTTACACCCATTAGCGTGTACTGCTTTTAATGCCGATTTTGATGGTGACCAAATGGCGGTTCACGTTCCACTAGGGCATGAAGCGATATTGGAAGCTTCAACTTTAATGCTTTCTTCTCATAATATATTAAATCCGGCTAACGGAGCACCTATTACTGTACCTTCACAGGATATGGTTTTGGGTCTCTATTATGTTTCTAAAGGAAGAAAATCTACCAAAGAAGAACCAGTATTAGGTGAAGGTAAGAGATTTTACAGCTCAGAAGAAGTAATTATTGCTATCAATGAGAAGCAACTTTCTAAGCACGCCAATATTAAGTTAAGAACTAAGGTTCGTGATGCGGATGGTGAATTGGAAACAAAAATTATTGATACTGTAGCCGGACGAGTAATATTTAATGAAAGTGTGCCTGAAGAGGTGGGTTACATCGATCAATTATTAACTAAGAAGAATCTTCAAGGTATAATTGCCCACGTGTATAAGCTAGCAGGATCTGCTAAAACAGCTAATTTCTTAGATAACATCAAGGAATTAGGATTTCAGATGGCTTATAAAGGTGGTCTTTCAATGGGACTTGGCGATATTATGGTTCCTGAAGTTAAAGATACTTTAGTGGAGCAAGCTAAAGAAGAGGTTGATGCAGTTTGGAATAATTACTTGATGGGTCTTATCACTGATAATGAGCGTTATAATCAGGTAATTGATATTTGGACTAGAATCAACTCTCAATTGACTAATACCTTGATGCAACAATTAGAAGAGGATAATCAAGGTTTTAATTCTATCTATATGATGATGCACTCGGGAGCCCGTGGTTCAAGAGAGCAAATTCGTCAGCTGGGTGGTATGAGAGGGTTGATGGCTAAGCCACAGAAAAACCTTGCAGGCTCAGTAGGAGGTATTATTGAAAACCCAATTTTATCTAACTTCCGTGAAGGATTAGATGTTATTGAGTACTTTATCTCTACTCACGGTGCTAGAAAAGGTCTTGCCGATACTGCACTGAAAACTGCCGATGCGGGTTACTTAACCAGAAGACTTGTTGACGTTGCACAAGATGTTGTAGTAAACGATGTTGATTGTGGAACTTTGAGAGGATTGAATGTTTCAGCATTAAAAGATAATGATGAAATAGTAGAGTCATTAGCTGAGCGTATCCTGGGTAGAGTGAGTGTGCATGATGTGTATCATCCACAAACAGAAGAATTAATAGTTTCGTCAGGTGAAACAATCACTGATGAGATTTGTGATAAAATAGATGAAGCTTTAATAGAAGAAGTTGAAATCAGATCTGTATTAACTTGTGAAACTCGTCAAGGAGTGTGTAGCAAGTGTTATGGTAGAAACTTAGCAACCTCTAAGATTGCTCAAAAAGGTGATTCAGTTGGTGTAATTGCAGCACAGTCAATTGGTGAGCCAGGTACTCAGTTAACATTGAGAACCTTCCACGTTGGGGGTACGGCCTCTAACATTGCTGTTGAAGCTACAATTAAAGCTAAAACTGCTGGTATCGTAGAATTCGAAGATTTGAGAGCAATCCAATCTACCGATGATGAAGGTGAGTCAAGAACAGTTGTAATGGGAAGATCTGGTGAAATCAAGATCATCGATCCAAAAAGCAAAAAGGTATTGATGAGTAATCACGTTCCTTACAGTGCCACACTGAAAGTTAAAGAAGGAGAAAAAGTTGATAAAGATCAGGAATTATGTTTCTGGGATCCTTATAATGCTGTAATTCTCTCTGAATTTGAAGGAGTTACTGAATTCGAAAGTATTGAAGAAGGTGTTACTTACAAAGAAGAATCTGATGAACAAACAGGACACAGAGAGAAGGTTATTATCGATACAAAAGATAAGACCAAGAACCCTGCTGTTATTGTAAATACAAAAGGTCAAGATCCTAAAACTTATAATATTCCTGTAGGTGCTCACTTGTCAGTTGACGAAGGGGCTACCATCAAACCAGGACAGATTTTGGCTAAGATTCCTCGATCAACAAGTAAATCTAAAGATATTACAGGGGGTCTTCCTCGAGTAACGGAATTATTTGAAGCAAGAAATCCTTCAAATCCAGCAGTAGTATCTGAGATTGATGGTGTTGTGACTTTTGGAGGTATCAAGAGAGGTAACAGAGAGATTTTCATTGAATCTAAGGATGGTGTTAAGAAAAGATACTTAGTTTCTCTATCTAAGCACATTCTAGTTCAAGATAATGACTTTGTAAAAGCAGGTTATGCGCTATCTGATGGTGCTACTACGCCTTCTGATATCTTGTCTATTAAAGGGCCGACTGCTGTTCAGGAGTATATTGTAAATGAAATTCAGGAAGTTTATCGATTACAAGGTGTGAAGATCAATGATAAACACATCGAAGTTATCGTTAGACAAATGATGCAGAAGGTTCAAGTGTTAGAGTCTGGTGACACCACTTTCTTGCCCAACCAAGTTGTAGACCGCTTTGTATTCAGAGAGGAAAATGATAGAGTGTTGGATATGAAAGTTGTAACCGATGCGGGTGATTCACCTAACTTGAAACCAGGTCAAATCATTTCAGCTAGAAAGTTAAGAGATGAAAATTCTACTTTGAAAAGAAAAGACTTGAAGCTTGTGAAGACAAGAGATGCTGAGCCGGCCGTTTCTAAACCAACGTTGCAAGGTATTACGCAATCATCTTTAGGAACTGAAAGCTTTATTTCAGCTGCGTCATTCCAGGAGACTACAAAAGTGCTAAGCGAAGCCTCAATTAGAGGTAAAGCAGATCATTTGAATGGTCTTAAAGAAAATGTAATTGTTGGGCACTTAATCCCTGCAGGTACTGGATTGACTGACTGGAGTGAAATGATTGTTGGCTCTAAAGATGAGCTTGATAGCATGAAGGAAAGTAAAGTAAAAGAAGAAAAGACTGAAGCTTAATTCAGTCTTTTTTAAATTATAAATCCAATAATAATGGAGGAAAAAAAAGGTAATAAGAAACAACAAAACCAAATCAATATTGAACTGCCTGATGATGTAGCGGAAGGAGTTTATGCAAATTTGGCAATGGTTGCGCACTCAAACAGTGAATTTGTGATTGACTTCATCAGGTTGATGCCTGGTGTGCCAAAAGCAAAGGTGAAATCTAGAGTTGTAGTAACTCCAGAGCATGCCAAAAGGCTGTTGAATGCTTTAAAGGACAATATTAGTAAGTATGAAAATAATTTTGGTCCAATAAAGCAGTCCGAGGAATCGCCTAAATTCCCTATGAATTTTGGTTCAAATGTTGGAGAAGCTTAAGCTTATTCCTTATAAATTAGGACTTTGTGAAAATAATTAATCAGATGTGTTTGGATAATGCATCTGATTTTTTACCTTTGCAGTCCTAAAAATCTCAAGTAGTAATAGAAGATAAAGTTATAATAAATGCCTACTATACAACAATTAGTTAAAAAGGGTAGAAAGAAATTGACTTCAAAGTCAAAATCTCCTGCTTTGGATTCTTGCCCACAAAGAAGGGGTGTATGTACTCGTGTTTATACCACCACTCCAAAAAAGCCAAACTCAGCAATGAGAAAAGTGGCTAGGGTTAGGTTGACCAATCAAAAAGAAGTGAACGCTTATATCCCAGGTGAAGGTCACAACCTTCAAGAGCATTCTATAGTGTTAATCAGGGGTGGAAGAGTGAAAGATTTGCCTGGTGTGAGATATCACATCATTAGAGGCGCATTGGATACTGCCGGTGTAAATGGGCGTACTCAAAGAAGATCAAAATATGGAGCAAAAAGACCTAAGAAATAAAGAACGATGAGGAAAGCAAAACCTAAAAAACGATATATTCTTCCAGATCCTAAATTTGGAGATACCTTAGTTACAAAATTTGTTAACTATTTAATGGTAGACGGAAAGAAAAGTATTGCCTACAGCATTTTTTATGAAGCCTTAGAAATGGCAGAAGAAAAAACAAAGGAGAATGGATTAGAAGTTTGGAAAAAAGCTTTATCTAATATTTCTCCTGCAGTTGAGGTGAAAAGTAGAAGAGTTGGTGGGGCTACATTCCAAGTACCTCTTGAAGTTCGTCCTGAAAGAAAAGTATCTCTTGGGATTAAGTGGATGATTACTTTCGCAAGAAAAAGAGGTGAAAAAACCATGACAGAACGTTTAGCTGGTGAAATCATCGCTGCTTCCAAAGGTGAAGGAGCTGCTATCAAAAAGAAAGATGATACGCACCGTATGGCTGAAGCAAATAAAGCATTTTCTCATTTTAGATTTTAATAGCTAGTATAATGGCAAGAGATCTCAGACTAACACGTAATATAGGTATCGCAGCACATATCGATGCCGGAAAAACTACTACTACTGAAAGGATTTTATACTATACAGGTGTAAGTCACAAATTAGGTGAAGTTCATGATGGTGCGGCCACTATGGACTGGATGGAGCAGGAGCAAGAAAGAGGTATCACTATTACTTCAGCTGCTACTACTGTATTCTGGCCTTATAAAGATGAAGAATATCATATTAACATTATCGATACTCCAGGTCACGTTGATTTTACTGTTGAGGTAAATAGATCTTTAAGAGTTTTAGATGGTTTAGTTTTCTTATTTAGTGCGGTTGATGGTGTTGAACCTCAATCAGAAACTAACTGGAGACTAGCAGATAATTATAATGTTTCGAGAATCGGTTTCGTAAACAAAATGGACCGTGATGGCGCTGACTTCTTAAATGTTTGTCGTCAGGTGAAGGAAATGTTAGGTACTAAAGCAGTTCCATTACAACTACCTATTGGTGCAGAAGGTAACTTCAAAGGAGTTGTCGACCTTGTAGAGATGAAGGCAGCTGTATGGAATGAAGAAGATAACGGTATGACCTGGGAAGAGGTAGAAATACCTGCTGATATGCAAGATGAGGTGAACGAATATCGTGAGCACTTACTTGAATCAGTTGCAGAGTATGACGAATCCTTAATGGAAAAATACTTTGAAGATCCAGAATCTATAAGTAAAGATGAAGTGATCGCTGCTTTAAGAGCTGCTACATTAGATTTGGCTTTTGTGCCAATGCTTTGTGGCTCTGCCTTCAAGAATAAAGGTGTTCAAACTTTATTAAACTATGTAATGGAACTTTTACCTTCTCCATTGGATAGAGATAAAATTGTAGGAACTAATCCTGATAATGACGAGCCAACATCTAGAAAGCCAACTTCAGATGATCCATTTGCAGCATTAGCATT
Protein-coding sequences here:
- the rpsL gene encoding 30S ribosomal protein S12, whose protein sequence is MPTIQQLVKKGRKKLTSKSKSPALDSCPQRRGVCTRVYTTTPKKPNSAMRKVARVRLTNQKEVNAYIPGEGHNLQEHSIVLIRGGRVKDLPGVRYHIIRGALDTAGVNGRTQRRSKYGAKRPKK
- the rpoC gene encoding DNA-directed RNA polymerase subunit beta', producing the protein MAFKKNKKINTDFSKITISLASPESILESSHGEVTQPETINYRTYKPEMGGLFCERIFGPVKDWECHCGKYKRIRYKGIICDRCGVEVTEKKVRRERMGHIELVVPVAHIWYFKSLPNKIGYLLGLPTKKLDQIIYYERYVVIQPGTKEEDGIAYMDFLTEDEYLDILDKLPAENQKLDDDDPNKFIAKMGAEALDMLLARIQLDELSYELRHQAATDTSQQRKAEALKRLRVVEAFRDARTRIENRPEWMIIRMVPVIPPELRPLVPLDGGRFATSDLNDLYRRVIIRNNRLKRLIDIKAPEVILRNEKRMLQEAVDSLFDNSRKVNAVRSDGNRALKSLSDMLKGKQGRFRQNLLGKRVDYSGRSVIVVGPELKMHECGLPKNMAAELFKPFIIRKLIERGIVKTVKSAKKIVDRKDPVVWDILENVMKGHPVLLNRAPTLHRLGIQAFQPKLIEGKAIQLHPLACTAFNADFDGDQMAVHVPLGHEAILEASTLMLSSHNILNPANGAPITVPSQDMVLGLYYVSKGRKSTKEEPVLGEGKRFYSSEEVIIAINEKQLSKHANIKLRTKVRDADGELETKIIDTVAGRVIFNESVPEEVGYIDQLLTKKNLQGIIAHVYKLAGSAKTANFLDNIKELGFQMAYKGGLSMGLGDIMVPEVKDTLVEQAKEEVDAVWNNYLMGLITDNERYNQVIDIWTRINSQLTNTLMQQLEEDNQGFNSIYMMMHSGARGSREQIRQLGGMRGLMAKPQKNLAGSVGGIIENPILSNFREGLDVIEYFISTHGARKGLADTALKTADAGYLTRRLVDVAQDVVVNDVDCGTLRGLNVSALKDNDEIVESLAERILGRVSVHDVYHPQTEELIVSSGETITDEICDKIDEALIEEVEIRSVLTCETRQGVCSKCYGRNLATSKIAQKGDSVGVIAAQSIGEPGTQLTLRTFHVGGTASNIAVEATIKAKTAGIVEFEDLRAIQSTDDEGESRTVVMGRSGEIKIIDPKSKKVLMSNHVPYSATLKVKEGEKVDKDQELCFWDPYNAVILSEFEGVTEFESIEEGVTYKEESDEQTGHREKVIIDTKDKTKNPAVIVNTKGQDPKTYNIPVGAHLSVDEGATIKPGQILAKIPRSTSKSKDITGGLPRVTELFEARNPSNPAVVSEIDGVVTFGGIKRGNREIFIESKDGVKKRYLVSLSKHILVQDNDFVKAGYALSDGATTPSDILSIKGPTAVQEYIVNEIQEVYRLQGVKINDKHIEVIVRQMMQKVQVLESGDTTFLPNQVVDRFVFREENDRVLDMKVVTDAGDSPNLKPGQIISARKLRDENSTLKRKDLKLVKTRDAEPAVSKPTLQGITQSSLGTESFISAASFQETTKVLSEASIRGKADHLNGLKENVIVGHLIPAGTGLTDWSEMIVGSKDELDSMKESKVKEEKTEA
- the rpsG gene encoding 30S ribosomal protein S7 — its product is MRKAKPKKRYILPDPKFGDTLVTKFVNYLMVDGKKSIAYSIFYEALEMAEEKTKENGLEVWKKALSNISPAVEVKSRRVGGATFQVPLEVRPERKVSLGIKWMITFARKRGEKTMTERLAGEIIAASKGEGAAIKKKDDTHRMAEANKAFSHFRF
- a CDS encoding DUF3467 domain-containing protein gives rise to the protein MEEKKGNKKQQNQINIELPDDVAEGVYANLAMVAHSNSEFVIDFIRLMPGVPKAKVKSRVVVTPEHAKRLLNALKDNISKYENNFGPIKQSEESPKFPMNFGSNVGEA